One Streptomyces sp. ML-6 genomic region harbors:
- a CDS encoding prenyltransferase: protein MSVPEQTEHLVLPGVLTAEQAAETVAAVLAVQREDGALPWFRGHHLDPWDHTEAAMALDAAGEHEAAARAYEWLARHQNGDGSWYAAYHDGDAGQPTDRALETNFCAYVAVGVWHHYLATGDDAFVDRMWPTVYAAIEFVLRLQLPGGQIGWKREADGTPVHDALLTGCSSIHHALRCALAIAERREEPQPDWELAAGALAHAIRNHPERFLDKSRYSMDWYYPVLGGALTGKAAKDRIEEGWDRFVVPGLGVRCVLPNPWVTGGESAELALALWVMGESDRALEILQSIQHLRAEGGMYWTGYVFEGNRAIWPQELTTWTAGSLLLAVAALGGDEATTAVFGGEHLPRGLDPDCC, encoded by the coding sequence GTGAGCGTTCCCGAACAGACCGAACACCTCGTGCTGCCCGGCGTCCTCACCGCCGAGCAGGCCGCCGAGACCGTCGCCGCCGTCCTCGCCGTCCAGCGCGAGGACGGCGCGCTGCCCTGGTTCCGGGGCCACCACCTCGACCCGTGGGACCACACCGAGGCCGCCATGGCCCTCGACGCCGCGGGCGAGCACGAGGCCGCGGCACGCGCGTACGAGTGGCTGGCCCGACACCAGAACGGGGACGGCTCCTGGTACGCCGCCTACCACGACGGGGACGCCGGGCAGCCGACCGACCGGGCCCTGGAGACCAACTTCTGCGCGTACGTGGCCGTCGGCGTCTGGCACCACTACCTCGCCACCGGGGACGACGCCTTCGTCGACCGGATGTGGCCGACCGTCTACGCCGCCATCGAGTTCGTCCTGCGGCTCCAGCTGCCCGGCGGCCAGATCGGCTGGAAGCGCGAGGCCGACGGCACCCCCGTCCACGACGCGCTGCTGACCGGCTGCTCCTCCATCCACCACGCGCTGCGCTGCGCGCTGGCCATCGCCGAACGGCGCGAGGAACCGCAGCCCGACTGGGAGCTGGCCGCCGGGGCACTGGCCCACGCGATCCGCAACCACCCGGAACGCTTCCTGGACAAGAGCCGCTACTCGATGGACTGGTACTACCCGGTCCTCGGCGGCGCGCTCACCGGAAAGGCCGCCAAGGACCGCATCGAGGAGGGCTGGGACCGCTTCGTCGTCCCCGGCCTCGGGGTGCGCTGCGTGCTCCCCAACCCGTGGGTCACCGGCGGCGAGAGCGCCGAACTCGCCCTGGCGCTCTGGGTGATGGGCGAGTCCGACCGGGCCCTGGAGATCCTCCAGTCCATCCAGCACCTGCGCGCCGAGGGCGGCATGTACTGGACGGGGTACGTCTTCGAGGGCAACCGGGCGATATGGCCCCAGGAACTCACCACCTGGACCGCCGGTTCGCTGCTGCTCGCGGTGGCCGCGCTCGGCGGCGACGAGGCGACCACCGCGGTGTTCGGCGGCGAGCACCTGCCGCGCGGACTGGACCCCGACTGCTGCTGA